The following proteins are co-located in the Helicobacter acinonychis genome:
- a CDS encoding hydantoinase/oxoprolinase family protein codes for MKVSKVQVMGIDAGGTMTDTFFVKENGSFVVGKAQSNPEDESLAIYNSSQDALMHWKSDVNQVYPELVTCVYSGTAMLNRVVQRRGMEVGLICNKGFEQMHSMGRALQSYLGYALEERLHINTHKYDDPLVPLKRIRGITERTDVKGQVVIPVRQEEVKAAVKELVEVGAEAVVICLLQSHKNAESERIVRDIVLKELEKLGKNIPVFASVDYYPQRKESHRMNTTILEAYAAEPSRQTLSKVSNHFKEHGAKFDLRVMATHGGTISWKAKELARTIVSGPIGGVIGSKLLGETLGYENIACSDIGGTSFDMALIVKSNFNIASDPDMARLVLSLPLVAMDSVGAGAGSFVRIDPHSRSVKLGPDSAGYRVGTCWKDSGLDTVSVTDCHIVLGYLNPDNFLGGLIKLDVERAKKHIKEQVADPLGISVEDAAAGVIELLDLELKEYLRSNISAKGYSPSDFVCFSYGGAGPVHAYGYTEGLGFKDVVVPAWAAGFSAFGCACADFEYRYDKSVDIAIPQYSSDESKIEACKIIQDAWDELTLKVIEEFKINGFSQKDVILRPGYRMQYMGQLNDLEITSPISKAESVADWEEIVKEYEKTYARVYSESACSPELGFSVTGVIMRGVVATQKPVIPVEKEHGATPSKEAKIGVRKFYRHKQWVDADVWRMEKLLPGNEVIGPAIIESDATTFVVPKGFATKLDKHRLFHLKEVK; via the coding sequence ATGAAAGTCTCAAAAGTTCAGGTGATGGGTATTGATGCCGGTGGCACCATGACGGACACGTTTTTTGTTAAAGAAAATGGTAGTTTCGTAGTTGGTAAAGCCCAAAGCAACCCAGAGGATGAGAGTTTGGCTATTTACAACAGCTCGCAAGACGCTTTGATGCATTGGAAGTCAGATGTAAATCAGGTCTATCCAGAACTAGTCACTTGTGTGTATTCAGGCACTGCAATGCTAAATAGGGTCGTGCAAAGACGAGGTATGGAAGTGGGGCTAATTTGCAATAAAGGGTTTGAGCAGATGCACTCTATGGGTAGGGCGTTGCAATCCTACCTTGGGTATGCACTAGAAGAAAGGCTTCATATCAACACGCACAAATATGACGATCCATTAGTCCCTTTAAAAAGGATTAGAGGCATTACAGAAAGAACCGATGTTAAAGGGCAAGTGGTTATCCCAGTGCGTCAAGAAGAGGTGAAAGCGGCTGTTAAGGAGCTTGTAGAAGTGGGTGCAGAAGCTGTTGTCATTTGCTTGTTACAATCTCATAAAAACGCTGAAAGCGAGCGGATCGTTAGAGATATTGTGCTCAAAGAACTTGAAAAATTAGGTAAAAATATCCCTGTATTCGCTTCTGTGGATTACTACCCTCAAAGAAAAGAAAGCCACAGGATGAACACCACCATTTTAGAAGCTTATGCGGCTGAGCCAAGCAGACAGACTCTCTCTAAAGTCAGCAACCACTTCAAAGAGCATGGTGCTAAATTTGACTTGCGTGTGATGGCAACGCATGGAGGCACCATTAGTTGGAAAGCTAAAGAGCTCGCTAGGACGATTGTGAGCGGTCCCATTGGAGGGGTGATTGGATCTAAATTGCTTGGCGAAACGCTTGGTTATGAAAATATTGCATGCAGTGATATTGGTGGCACGAGCTTTGATATGGCGCTTATCGTTAAGAGCAATTTCAATATCGCTTCTGACCCTGATATGGCACGCCTTGTTCTCTCTCTGCCTCTTGTTGCTATGGATTCTGTTGGTGCTGGTGCAGGGAGTTTTGTGCGCATTGATCCGCATAGCCGATCGGTCAAACTAGGGCCTGATAGTGCAGGGTATAGGGTTGGCACTTGTTGGAAAGATAGCGGTTTAGACACGGTTTCAGTGACGGATTGCCATATTGTTTTAGGCTATTTAAACCCGGATAATTTTTTAGGCGGTTTGATCAAATTGGATGTGGAAAGGGCTAAGAAACACATTAAAGAGCAAGTCGCTGATCCGCTAGGCATTAGCGTAGAAGATGCGGCTGCAGGTGTGATTGAGTTGCTTGATTTGGAGCTTAAAGAATACTTGCGATCCAATATTAGCGCTAAAGGGTATAGTCCGTCTGATTTTGTGTGCTTTTCATATGGTGGTGCGGGGCCTGTGCATGCCTATGGCTATACAGAAGGTTTAGGGTTTAAGGATGTGGTGGTGCCTGCGTGGGCGGCTGGGTTTAGTGCTTTTGGTTGTGCTTGTGCTGATTTTGAATACAGATACGACAAGAGCGTTGATATAGCCATTCCGCAGTATTCTTCAGACGAGTCCAAAATAGAAGCATGCAAGATCATCCAGGATGCATGGGATGAATTGACTTTAAAAGTGATTGAAGAATTTAAGATCAATGGATTTTCTCAAAAAGATGTGATTTTAAGACCTGGATACAGGATGCAGTATATGGGGCAGTTGAATGATTTAGAAATAACCTCTCCTATATCAAAGGCTGAAAGCGTGGCTGATTGGGAAGAGATTGTCAAAGAATACGAAAAAACTTACGCTCGGGTTTATTCTGAATCCGCTTGTTCTCCAGAGCTTGGTTTTAGCGTGACTGGGGTGATTATGCGTGGTGTTGTGGCTACACAAAAACCCGTAATTCCGGTTGAAAAAGAGCATGGTGCTACGCCTTCAAAAGAAGCCAAAATAGGCGTTAGGAAGTTCTATCGCCATAAGCAATGGGTGGATGCAGATGTGTGGCGAATGGAAAAATTACTGCCCGGAAATGAAGTGATAGGGCCTGCGATCATAGAATCAGATGCGACCACATTCGTGGTGCCTAAAGGCTTTGCGACAAAGTTAGACAAACACAGATTGTTCCACTTGAAAGAAGTTAAATAA
- a CDS encoding TIGR00366 family protein, whose amino-acid sequence MFLLRHLTSACVFLASKCLPDSFVLVTLLSFIVFILVYCLTGQDASSVISSWGNGAWTLLGFSMQMALILVLGQALASAKLVQKLLKYLASLPKGYYAALLLVTFLSLIANWINWGFGLVISTIFAKEIAKNVKGVDYRLLIASAYSGFVIWHGGLSGSIPLSVATQNENLSKISAGVIEKAIPISQTIFSTYNLIIVGIILIGLPFLMAVIHPKKDEIIEIDTKLLKDEYKETELIDHQKDKTIAHFLENSPLLSYLLVFLGLGYLGLYFFKGGGLSLNIVNTIFLFLGILLHKTPLAYVKAINHSTRSVAGILLQFPFYAGIMGMMAGHSEGGHSLAQMLSLAFTHIANEKTFALMTFLSAGIVNIFIPSGGGQWAIQAPIMLPAGQSLGIDPGVVSMAIAWGDAWTNMIQPFWALPALAIAGLGAKDIMGYCVLTLIFVALVVCGVFYFLV is encoded by the coding sequence ATGTTTTTATTAAGGCATTTGACTTCAGCGTGCGTGTTTTTGGCTTCTAAATGCTTGCCAGACTCCTTTGTTTTAGTGACTCTTTTATCGTTCATTGTGTTTATTCTTGTTTATTGTTTGACAGGACAAGACGCGTCGTCTGTTATTTCTAGCTGGGGGAATGGTGCTTGGACGCTTTTAGGCTTTTCTATGCAAATGGCTCTTATTTTGGTGCTAGGTCAGGCTTTGGCTAGTGCTAAATTGGTCCAAAAACTCTTAAAATATCTAGCGTCTTTACCTAAAGGGTATTATGCGGCTTTATTGTTGGTTACTTTTTTATCGTTAATCGCTAATTGGATCAATTGGGGTTTTGGCTTGGTGATTAGCACGATTTTTGCAAAAGAGATTGCAAAGAATGTTAAAGGAGTGGATTATAGGTTGCTTATTGCTAGTGCTTATTCGGGTTTTGTGATTTGGCATGGAGGTTTGTCAGGCTCGATCCCTTTAAGCGTTGCAACCCAAAATGAGAATTTGTCTAAAATCAGTGCTGGGGTGATTGAGAAAGCTATCCCCATTAGCCAAACGATTTTTTCCACCTATAATTTAATCATTGTGGGGATCATTCTTATAGGATTACCCTTTTTAATGGCGGTAATCCACCCTAAAAAGGACGAAATTATTGAAATTGACACAAAGCTTTTAAAAGATGAATACAAAGAGACTGAACTCATTGATCACCAAAAAGACAAAACGATCGCTCATTTTTTGGAAAACAGCCCCTTGCTTTCTTATCTTTTGGTTTTTTTGGGTTTGGGGTATCTTGGTCTTTATTTTTTTAAAGGGGGCGGACTTAGTTTAAATATCGTCAATACGATTTTCCTTTTTTTAGGGATCTTGCTCCATAAAACCCCTTTAGCTTATGTGAAAGCGATCAATCATTCCACTAGGAGCGTGGCTGGGATTTTGCTCCAATTCCCTTTTTACGCTGGGATTATGGGGATGATGGCAGGGCATAGTGAAGGGGGGCATTCTTTAGCGCAAATGCTTTCTTTAGCTTTCACGCACATCGCTAATGAAAAAACTTTCGCGCTCATGACTTTTTTGAGTGCGGGGATTGTCAATATTTTCATTCCGTCTGGTGGGGGGCAATGGGCGATTCAAGCTCCTATCATGCTCCCTGCAGGGCAAAGCTTGGGGATAGATCCGGGCGTGGTTTCTATGGCTATCGCTTGGGGGGACGCTTGGACGAATATGATACAGCCTTTTTGGGCTTTGCCTGCATTAGCTATCGCCGGTTTGGGCGCTAAAGACATTATGGGTTATTGCGTTTTGACTTTAATTTTTGTCGCTTTAGTGGTGTGTGGGGTGTTTTATTTTTTAGTGTGA
- a CDS encoding acetone carboxylase subunit gamma, with product MSKYTQEQIKNLVEGSLDWSTILKMLSMPKDHERFQMYLNVLQDKVGFDDKIVLPLGPHLFVVQNSQKKWEIKCSCGHVFCTPEENWKLHTNIYVRDTAEKMEEVYPKLLASDTHWQVYREYICPDCGILLDVEAPTPWYPVIHDFEPDIETFYKDWLGIQPPERR from the coding sequence ATGTCAAAATACACACAAGAACAAATCAAAAATTTAGTAGAGGGGAGCTTGGATTGGAGCACGATCTTAAAAATGCTTAGCATGCCTAAAGATCATGAGAGGTTTCAAATGTATTTGAATGTGTTGCAAGACAAGGTGGGTTTTGATGACAAGATAGTCTTACCTTTGGGACCGCATTTATTCGTGGTGCAAAATTCTCAAAAAAAGTGGGAGATCAAATGTTCATGCGGTCATGTGTTCTGCACTCCAGAGGAAAATTGGAAGTTGCATACAAACATTTATGTGCGCGACACAGCAGAGAAAATGGAAGAGGTGTATCCTAAACTCTTAGCCAGCGACACCCATTGGCAAGTGTATAGAGAGTACATTTGTCCGGATTGCGGTATTCTTTTAGATGTGGAGGCACCGACTCCTTGGTATCCTGTTATCCATGATTTTGAGCCGGATATAGAGACATTCTATAAAGATTGGCTAGGGATACAGCCCCCAGAAAGACGATAA
- a CDS encoding 3-oxoacid CoA-transferase subunit B, which translates to MREAIIKRAAKELKEGVYVNLGIGLPTLVANEVSGMNIVFQSENGLLGIGAYPLEGSVDADLINAGKETITVVPGASFFNSADSFAMIRGGHIDLAILGGMEVSQNGDLANWMIPKKLIKGMGGAMDLVHGAKKVVVIMEHCNKFGESKVKKECSLPLTGKGVVHQLITDLAVFEFSNNAMKLVELQEGVSVDQVKEKTEAEFGVHL; encoded by the coding sequence ATGAGAGAGGCTATCATTAAAAGAGCGGCGAAAGAATTGAAAGAAGGCGTGTATGTGAATTTAGGGATAGGTTTGCCCACGCTTGTAGCCAATGAAGTGAGTGGGATGAATATCGTATTCCAAAGCGAAAATGGGTTGTTAGGGATTGGTGCTTATCCTTTAGAGGGGAGCGTTGATGCGGATCTTATCAATGCAGGAAAAGAAACCATAACCGTGGTGCCGGGTGCTTCGTTTTTCAACAGTGCAGATTCGTTTGCCATGATTCGTGGGGGGCATATTGATCTAGCGATTTTAGGGGGCATGGAAGTCTCGCAAAATGGCGATTTAGCGAATTGGATGATCCCTAAAAAACTCATAAAAGGCATGGGAGGGGCTATGGATCTTGTGCATGGTGCTAAGAAAGTGGTTGTCATCATGGAGCATTGCAACAAATTTGGGGAATCCAAAGTGAAAAAAGAATGCTCATTGCCTTTAACAGGAAAAGGGGTGGTGCATCAATTGATAACGGATTTAGCGGTGTTTGAGTTTTCAAATAACGCCATGAAATTAGTGGAGTTGCAAGAGGGTGTGAGCGTTGATCAAGTCAAGGAAAAGACAGAAGCTGAGTTTGGAGTGCACTTGTAA
- a CDS encoding lipid A deacylase LpxR family protein, which yields MVFKFILCLLLGMFAWAKEVIPTPLTPSKRYSINLMTENDGYINPYIDEYYTAGTQIGFSTKEFDLSKNKAMKWASYLGFFNKSPRVTRFGISLAQDIYTPSLKNRKLDHLHDNHPYGGYLRVNLNAYNRHKTFMELFTLSLGTTGRASLAAQTQQLIHKWGHYPQFSWDTQIKNEFIVELHYQLLKKVPLLTTRFFSMELMPGFNVELGNARDYFQLGSLFRAGYNLDADYGVNKINTAFDGGMPYSDKFSIYFFVGAFGRFQPLNIFIQGNSPETRGIAHLEYFVYSSEIGAAMMWHGFRVAFTITDISKTFQSQPKHHQIGTLELNFAF from the coding sequence TTGGTTTTTAAATTTATCTTGTGTTTATTGCTAGGAATGTTTGCATGGGCAAAAGAGGTTATTCCAACCCCTTTAACGCCATCCAAACGCTATTCTATCAATTTGATGACTGAAAATGATGGCTATATCAACCCCTACATTGATGAGTATTACACAGCAGGCACTCAAATAGGATTTTCTACCAAAGAATTTGATTTATCTAAAAATAAAGCGATGAAATGGGCTTCGTATTTAGGGTTTTTCAATAAAAGCCCTAGGGTCACTCGTTTTGGCATTTCGCTTGCGCAAGACATATATACCCCTTCGCTTAAAAACAGAAAATTGGATCACTTGCATGACAACCACCCTTATGGGGGGTATTTGAGAGTGAATTTGAATGCGTATAACCGCCATAAAACTTTTATGGAATTATTCACGCTTTCTTTGGGCACCACAGGGCGAGCTTCTTTAGCTGCTCAAACGCAACAGCTCATCCACAAATGGGGTCATTACCCTCAATTTAGTTGGGATACGCAAATTAAAAACGAATTCATTGTGGAATTGCATTACCAATTACTCAAAAAAGTCCCTCTTTTAACCACTCGTTTTTTTTCTATGGAGTTAATGCCTGGGTTTAATGTGGAGCTAGGCAATGCGAGGGATTATTTCCAACTAGGATCGCTCTTTAGGGCTGGGTATAATTTGGATGCTGATTATGGTGTCAATAAGATCAATACCGCTTTTGATGGGGGCATGCCTTATAGCGATAAGTTTTCTATCTATTTTTTTGTAGGGGCTTTTGGGCGCTTCCAGCCTCTTAATATCTTCATTCAAGGCAATAGCCCTGAAACTAGGGGTATTGCTCATTTAGAATACTTTGTTTATAGCAGTGAAATAGGAGCGGCTATGATGTGGCACGGTTTTAGGGTGGCTTTCACGATCACTGATATTAGTAAAACTTTCCAATCCCAACCCAAGCACCATCAGATCGGCACTTTAGAATTGAATTTCGCCTTTTGA
- a CDS encoding acetyl-CoA C-acetyltransferase, with protein sequence MNEVVVVAAKRSAVGSFLGSLKNVSVRQMGVSVLKDALKASGLDPNDVDSVILGNVLSAGLGQNIARQIQLDASIPNDRHAFSVNMVCGSSLKAIQLAHDSIMLGRDEVVVCGGVENMSAAPYLSFDMREGKRMGNANMIDSMVYDGLWDAFNDYHMGITADNIAKAYHISREEQDAFALQSQLKARVAINAGKFQEEITPIEIVNKKGTIVFKEDEYPRDTTLESLAKLKPAFKKDGSVTAGNSSGINDGASVVILCSAKKVQKLGLKVMAVIKGFGLGGCSPDIMGICPSIAIKNNLKNVKMHLDDINLFELNEAFAAQSIAVLKELELNPNIVNVNGGAIAIGHPIGASGARILVTLLHEMKRSGHGIGCASLCVGGGQGISVIVEQK encoded by the coding sequence ATGAATGAAGTGGTTGTAGTAGCGGCAAAGCGTAGCGCTGTAGGGAGTTTTTTAGGCTCTTTGAAAAATGTGAGCGTTAGGCAAATGGGTGTTAGCGTGCTTAAAGACGCTTTAAAGGCGAGCGGACTTGATCCTAACGATGTAGATTCAGTTATTTTAGGCAATGTCTTATCCGCTGGTTTGGGTCAAAATATCGCTAGGCAAATCCAACTGGATGCAAGCATACCTAATGACAGGCATGCTTTTAGCGTTAATATGGTTTGTGGGTCGTCCTTGAAAGCCATTCAGTTAGCACATGATAGCATCATGCTTGGGCGCGATGAAGTGGTGGTGTGCGGTGGCGTGGAGAACATGAGTGCAGCACCTTATTTGTCGTTTGACATGCGAGAGGGAAAAAGAATGGGGAATGCGAACATGATAGATTCTATGGTTTATGACGGACTATGGGATGCGTTCAATGATTACCACATGGGGATCACCGCAGACAATATCGCTAAAGCATACCACATAAGCCGAGAAGAACAAGACGCATTTGCACTCCAATCGCAACTCAAAGCAAGAGTTGCTATCAATGCAGGGAAATTCCAAGAAGAAATCACTCCCATTGAAATAGTAAATAAAAAAGGCACGATTGTTTTCAAAGAAGACGAATACCCTAGAGACACGACGCTAGAATCCCTTGCAAAGCTCAAACCTGCCTTTAAAAAAGACGGATCGGTAACGGCAGGGAATTCATCAGGAATCAATGATGGTGCTAGCGTAGTGATTTTATGCAGTGCTAAAAAAGTGCAAAAGCTAGGGTTAAAAGTAATGGCGGTTATCAAGGGGTTTGGTTTGGGCGGTTGCAGTCCGGACATAATGGGTATATGCCCAAGCATTGCGATTAAAAACAACCTTAAAAATGTCAAAATGCATCTTGACGACATCAATCTTTTTGAACTCAATGAAGCCTTTGCCGCTCAAAGTATAGCCGTGTTAAAAGAGCTTGAACTCAACCCCAATATCGTGAATGTGAATGGCGGTGCAATAGCGATTGGCCATCCTATTGGGGCGAGCGGTGCTAGGATATTGGTTACCCTTTTGCATGAAATGAAGCGAAGTGGGCATGGTATTGGTTGTGCATCATTGTGCGTGGGTGGTGGGCAAGGAATATCAGTGATTGTTGAACAAAAATAA
- a CDS encoding CoA transferase subunit A has translation MNKVITDLDKGLNGLKDGDTILVGGFGLCGIPEYAIDYIYKKGIKDLIVVSNNCGVDDFGLGILLEKKQIKKIIASYVGENKIFESQLLNGEIEVVLTPQGTLAENLRAGGAGIPAYYTPTGVGTLIAQGKESREFNGKEYILERAITGDYGLIKAYKGDTLGNLVFRKTARNFNPLCAMASKICIAEVEEIVPAGELDPDEIHLPGIYVQHIYKGEKFEKRIEKITTRSTK, from the coding sequence ATGAATAAGGTTATAACGGATTTAGACAAAGGATTGAATGGGTTAAAAGATGGGGATACTATTTTAGTGGGTGGTTTTGGGTTGTGCGGGATACCCGAATACGCCATTGATTATATCTATAAAAAGGGCATCAAGGATTTGATTGTCGTGAGCAATAATTGCGGTGTTGATGACTTTGGGTTGGGTATTCTTTTAGAAAAAAAACAGATTAAAAAAATTATCGCTTCGTATGTGGGGGAGAATAAGATTTTTGAATCACAGTTATTGAATGGGGAAATTGAAGTCGTTTTGACTCCGCAAGGCACGCTCGCTGAAAATCTGCGTGCTGGAGGGGCTGGGATACCCGCTTACTACACCCCAACAGGTGTTGGGACTTTGATCGCTCAAGGCAAGGAATCAAGGGAATTTAATGGCAAAGAGTATATTTTAGAAAGAGCGATAACAGGCGATTATGGGCTTATTAAAGCTTATAAAGGCGATACTCTTGGGAATTTGGTGTTTAGAAAAACGGCTAGAAATTTCAACCCCTTGTGTGCGATGGCGTCAAAAATATGTATCGCTGAAGTGGAAGAAATCGTTCCGGCTGGGGAATTAGACCCAGATGAAATACACTTGCCAGGGATTTATGTGCAACACATTTATAAGGGCGAGAAATTTGAAAAACGGATAGAAAAAATCACAACAAGGAGCACAAAATGA
- a CDS encoding diacylglycerol kinase translates to MSDFKVPPKAKGFKRLFKALFYSKDGLKCAWAEESAFRQIVILALFCIILASYLAKDFLEWGLLIVPCFLSVVIELINSSIEKAVDFTGTEFHPLAKKAKDIASSAQLIGLIFWAFIWGRYLLTLYLK, encoded by the coding sequence ATGAGTGATTTCAAAGTCCCCCCTAAAGCTAAAGGTTTCAAACGCCTTTTTAAAGCCCTTTTTTATTCTAAAGATGGGCTTAAATGTGCATGGGCTGAAGAGAGCGCGTTCAGACAAATTGTCATCTTGGCTCTTTTTTGCATCATTCTAGCGAGCTATCTAGCCAAAGATTTTTTAGAATGGGGACTATTGATTGTGCCTTGCTTTTTATCGGTGGTCATTGAATTGATTAATAGCTCTATTGAAAAGGCTGTGGATTTTACAGGCACAGAGTTTCACCCTTTAGCTAAAAAGGCCAAAGACATAGCCAGTTCAGCCCAGTTGATAGGGCTTATTTTTTGGGCTTTTATTTGGGGGCGTTATCTTTTAACGCTTTATTTGAAGTAA
- a CDS encoding hydantoinase B/oxoprolinase family protein, whose translation MANLLKNGKTLKQARDEILARTEKTGYYNGLEKLEFKESDPIGYEKMFSKLRGGIVHARETAKRIAASPIVEQEGELCFTLYNALGDSVLTSTGIIIHVGTMGSAIKYMVENGWEDNPGINDKDIFTNNDCAIGNVHPCDIMTLVPIFHDEKLIGWVGGVTHVIDTGSVTPGSMSTGQVQRFGDGYMITCRKTGANDESFKDWLHESQRSVRTPKYWILDERTRIAGCHMIRDLVMEVIKEDGIDSYMRFIDEVIEEGRRGLISRIKSMTIPGKYRKVAFVDVPYAHKDIGVCSEFAKLDTIMHSPVEITINKDATWKLDFDGASRWGWHSFNCNQVSFTSGIWVMMTQTLIPTSRINDGAYFATQFRLKKGTWMNPDDRRTGHAYAWHFLVSGWSALWRGLSQAYYSRGYLEEVNSGNANTSNWLQGGGINQDGEIHAVNSFETSSCGSGACAIKDGLNHAAAIWNPEGDMGDIEIWEMAEPLLYLGRNVKANTGGYGKYRGGNGFETLRMVWGAHDWTMFFMGNGYMNSDWGMMGGYPAASGYRFEAHNTDLKNRIKNNDSLPLGGDFNPIDCDYEKHISRASQVKRDKQCITTENCFDNYDLYLNYIKGGPGFGDPIERDLSAILEDLNSKQLLPEYAYKVYGAVVSQNKDGVWVGDETKTEARRKEILETRKSRSIPVKQWMEQERSAILKKEASKQVKHMYATSFDLSPKFLSDFKKFWNLPDSWTMQEDELGVFTYGSKYRMDLSKLPDVHTVVLVDEK comes from the coding sequence ATGGCAAATTTATTGAAAAACGGCAAAACTTTAAAACAAGCTAGAGATGAAATCCTAGCTAGGACAGAAAAAACAGGTTATTACAATGGGCTTGAAAAATTAGAGTTCAAAGAAAGCGATCCGATCGGTTATGAAAAAATGTTCTCTAAATTGAGAGGCGGTATTGTGCATGCCAGAGAAACAGCCAAAAGGATTGCTGCAAGCCCTATTGTTGAGCAAGAGGGGGAATTGTGCTTCACGCTTTATAACGCTTTGGGCGATAGCGTGCTGACTTCTACGGGTATCATTATCCATGTGGGCACTATGGGATCGGCTATCAAATACATGGTAGAGAATGGTTGGGAAGATAACCCTGGCATCAATGATAAGGATATTTTCACCAATAATGACTGTGCGATTGGGAATGTGCATCCATGCGATATTATGACTCTTGTGCCTATCTTTCACGATGAAAAATTGATTGGGTGGGTAGGCGGTGTTACGCATGTGATTGATACTGGGTCGGTTACTCCAGGATCGATGAGCACTGGACAGGTTCAAAGATTTGGGGATGGATACATGATCACTTGCCGTAAGACAGGGGCGAATGATGAGAGTTTTAAAGATTGGTTGCATGAATCCCAAAGATCAGTAAGAACGCCTAAATATTGGATTTTGGATGAAAGGACTAGGATTGCAGGATGCCACATGATTAGGGATCTTGTGATGGAAGTGATTAAAGAAGATGGCATCGATTCTTACATGCGATTCATTGATGAGGTGATTGAAGAGGGAAGAAGAGGTCTTATCTCTAGGATCAAGTCCATGACCATACCGGGCAAGTATAGAAAGGTAGCGTTTGTGGATGTGCCTTATGCACATAAGGATATTGGCGTGTGCTCTGAGTTTGCTAAACTAGACACAATCATGCATTCTCCGGTAGAAATCACTATCAATAAGGACGCTACATGGAAATTAGACTTTGATGGTGCATCTAGGTGGGGGTGGCATTCCTTTAATTGCAACCAAGTGTCCTTTACTAGCGGTATTTGGGTGATGATGACTCAAACATTGATCCCCACTTCTCGCATCAATGATGGTGCTTATTTTGCGACTCAATTCAGACTCAAAAAAGGGACTTGGATGAATCCAGACGATAGGCGCACTGGGCATGCTTACGCATGGCATTTCTTGGTATCCGGTTGGAGTGCTTTGTGGAGAGGCTTGTCTCAAGCGTATTATAGCCGAGGGTATTTAGAGGAGGTCAATTCTGGAAACGCCAACACTTCTAATTGGTTGCAAGGCGGTGGTATCAACCAAGATGGAGAGATCCATGCGGTGAATAGCTTTGAGACGAGCTCTTGTGGGAGTGGTGCTTGTGCGATCAAAGATGGCTTGAACCACGCAGCAGCTATTTGGAACCCAGAAGGTGATATGGGTGATATTGAAATCTGGGAAATGGCAGAACCTCTTCTTTATTTAGGTAGGAATGTCAAGGCCAATACCGGTGGGTATGGGAAATATCGAGGCGGTAATGGGTTTGAAACCTTAAGAATGGTGTGGGGTGCACATGATTGGACCATGTTTTTTATGGGTAATGGCTACATGAATAGTGATTGGGGTATGATGGGGGGTTATCCAGCGGCTAGTGGTTATAGGTTTGAAGCGCACAACACTGATTTGAAAAATAGGATTAAAAATAACGACAGCTTGCCTTTGGGTGGTGATTTTAACCCAATTGATTGCGATTATGAAAAGCATATCTCTCGTGCCTCTCAAGTCAAAAGGGATAAGCAATGCATCACCACAGAAAATTGCTTTGATAATTATGACTTGTATTTGAACTACATCAAAGGCGGTCCTGGATTTGGCGATCCGATTGAAAGGGATTTGAGTGCCATTTTAGAAGACCTAAACAGCAAACAGCTATTGCCAGAATACGCCTACAAGGTTTATGGTGCGGTTGTGAGTCAAAATAAAGACGGCGTTTGGGTAGGGGATGAGACCAAAACTGAAGCTAGAAGAAAAGAAATTCTTGAAACTAGGAAATCTAGATCCATACCTGTAAAACAATGGATGGAGCAAGAAAGAAGCGCTATCCTTAAAAAAGAGGCTTCCAAACAGGTTAAACACATGTATGCGACTAGCTTTGATCTTTCGCCGAAGTTTTTGAGCGACTTTAAAAAATTTTGGAACTTGCCGGATAGTTGGACTATGCAAGAAGATGAGCTTGGCGTATTCACTTATGGTTCTAAATACAGAATGGATTTGAGCAAATTGCCTGATGTGCACACGGTTGTGTTGGTTGATGAAAAATAA